The following proteins come from a genomic window of Mucinivorans hirudinis:
- a CDS encoding Type I restriction-modification system, subunit R, whose amino-acid sequence MTHIGEIERITQNRLVRLFEQNLKYTYLGNWEEREDNRNIEEELLQKSLLSRGYTQQEVAKAIPKLKEVANNITPGLYNANKEVYGLLRYGVNIKTDADKNSKQIHLIDWGNPLANDFAFAQEVSIRGCNTKRPDIVIYVNGIALAVIELKRSTVSVSEGIRQNLDNQEEHFIQPFFTTVQLLFAGNDSQGLHYGVIKTKEKFWLRWKEKDDSIANELDRSTMQMFNKERLLEFIKDFLIFDGGIKKAARPNQYFAIKAAQPRVRTKDSGIIWHSQGSGKSLTMVWLAKWIIKNIDDARIVIITDRDELDRQIEGNFLDTGEEIVRAKSGDQLITALNKATPSLICSLIHKFGNNSDEQAIEVGGKRSTKSLEKYIEDLKTQKLPKGFAAKGNIFVFIDECHRTQGGTLHEAMKIIMGEDVMLIGFTGTPLLKTDKKSSAETFLPRNNNLTPYIHTYKFDEAVEDKVILDLRYEARDVEQYLGKEEKLDEWFESHTIGLSSVAKAALKDRWVKLEKLFSSKERMQRIVADICMDMDKKPALSSGYGNAMLVADSIYQAYRYWDLFQSTALKENCAVVTSYDANIADIKGETTGDGDGEAKFKYDAAKRMMGDRKVDEFEQWAKNEFIKHPASMKLLIVVDKLLTGFDAPAATYMYIDKKMQNHDLFQAICRVNRVDEEDKDYGYIVDYQDLFNSIRNAIEDYTSEALDGYDKEDIEGLLSNRLEEAKKDLDEALQCVITLCEVVIPQTREAYFEYFVYGNNTPFDEQPAESEANAEKREKLYKLVGNLVRRYVNIANEMAGAGYSQEEAADIKKRVDYYNSIKDEIKLKSGDALDLKRFDPMMRQLIDNWVRADDSEKLFEFEDISFLDLIDKEGYDAIDKLPTSIKSSEKSVAETLLANMYRVVNSERPNNPAYYDKVSQMLRQLLEDVKNGKLSYKELIDKLIQKVRDVKNQKGAYPANISTLGLKALYDNLEKDEELAIKVHYAVKNSAKDSWRDLSVPTKMRKVRRAVMEALNSDDDEYISKVMGIILRHKEY is encoded by the coding sequence ATGACACACATCGGCGAAATAGAGCGTATAACGCAAAATAGATTGGTGCGGTTGTTTGAGCAAAACCTCAAATACACATACCTCGGTAATTGGGAAGAGCGTGAGGATAACCGAAATATAGAAGAGGAGTTACTCCAAAAATCACTTCTAAGCAGAGGATATACGCAACAAGAGGTCGCAAAGGCAATCCCAAAGCTAAAAGAGGTGGCTAACAACATAACCCCCGGACTATACAACGCAAATAAAGAGGTGTATGGTTTGTTACGCTATGGCGTGAATATCAAAACCGACGCCGACAAAAACTCCAAACAAATCCACCTAATCGACTGGGGAAATCCCCTTGCAAATGATTTTGCTTTCGCCCAAGAGGTCAGTATCAGAGGTTGCAATACAAAGCGTCCTGATATTGTGATATATGTTAATGGTATAGCCCTTGCTGTGATTGAGCTCAAACGCTCGACGGTATCTGTGTCTGAGGGTATTCGCCAAAACTTAGACAATCAAGAGGAGCACTTTATTCAACCGTTTTTCACTACCGTTCAATTACTATTTGCAGGTAACGACTCGCAAGGACTACATTATGGAGTAATCAAAACAAAAGAAAAATTCTGGTTGCGGTGGAAAGAAAAAGACGATTCAATAGCAAATGAGCTCGACCGTAGTACAATGCAAATGTTCAATAAAGAGCGGTTACTCGAATTTATTAAAGATTTCTTAATCTTTGACGGCGGTATCAAAAAAGCGGCACGTCCAAATCAATACTTCGCCATCAAAGCTGCCCAACCACGTGTTAGAACCAAAGACAGTGGGATTATATGGCACTCGCAAGGCTCTGGAAAAAGCCTCACGATGGTGTGGTTGGCAAAGTGGATTATCAAAAATATTGATGATGCTCGAATTGTGATTATCACAGACCGTGATGAACTCGACCGCCAAATAGAAGGCAATTTCCTTGACACAGGAGAAGAGATAGTTAGAGCTAAATCAGGAGACCAGCTAATCACTGCACTCAACAAAGCAACACCTTCGCTTATATGTTCGCTTATACACAAGTTTGGAAATAATTCCGATGAGCAAGCTATTGAGGTTGGTGGAAAACGATCAACAAAATCGCTCGAGAAATACATCGAAGACCTAAAAACTCAAAAACTACCAAAAGGTTTCGCGGCAAAAGGTAATATCTTTGTCTTCATAGATGAGTGCCACCGAACTCAAGGCGGCACACTCCACGAGGCAATGAAAATCATTATGGGCGAAGATGTGATGCTCATTGGTTTTACGGGAACTCCATTGCTAAAAACTGATAAAAAAAGTTCTGCCGAAACATTCCTTCCCCGAAATAATAATTTAACGCCATATATTCATACTTATAAATTTGATGAAGCTGTTGAGGATAAAGTTATTCTTGACCTTAGATATGAAGCCAGAGATGTAGAACAATATTTGGGCAAAGAAGAGAAGTTAGACGAATGGTTTGAGTCTCATACTATTGGTCTATCATCAGTTGCAAAAGCGGCACTTAAAGATCGTTGGGTGAAACTCGAAAAACTATTCTCGAGCAAAGAGAGAATGCAGAGAATAGTGGCTGACATCTGTATGGATATGGATAAAAAGCCAGCTCTCTCATCTGGATATGGAAATGCTATGCTTGTTGCCGATAGCATTTATCAAGCCTATAGATATTGGGACTTGTTTCAGTCTACCGCACTCAAAGAGAATTGTGCTGTTGTTACAAGCTATGATGCAAATATTGCAGATATCAAAGGCGAAACAACGGGTGATGGTGATGGAGAGGCGAAATTCAAATATGATGCAGCCAAGAGAATGATGGGTGATAGAAAAGTTGATGAGTTTGAGCAATGGGCTAAAAATGAGTTTATCAAACATCCAGCGTCTATGAAATTGCTTATTGTTGTCGACAAACTTCTTACCGGTTTTGATGCTCCAGCGGCAACATATATGTATATTGATAAAAAGATGCAAAATCACGACCTATTCCAAGCTATATGCCGAGTCAATAGAGTTGACGAGGAAGATAAAGACTATGGGTATATTGTCGATTATCAAGATCTTTTTAATTCAATTCGAAATGCCATTGAAGACTACACGTCAGAAGCGTTAGACGGATATGATAAAGAAGATATAGAGGGTCTGCTCTCAAATAGGTTGGAGGAGGCGAAAAAAGATTTGGACGAGGCTCTACAATGTGTAATAACTCTATGTGAGGTCGTGATTCCGCAAACAAGAGAGGCGTATTTCGAATACTTTGTGTATGGTAACAACACCCCTTTTGATGAGCAACCAGCAGAAAGCGAGGCGAATGCAGAGAAACGTGAAAAACTGTATAAATTAGTCGGAAACTTGGTTCGGCGATATGTGAATATTGCTAATGAAATGGCAGGTGCAGGTTATTCGCAAGAAGAGGCTGCCGACATCAAAAAAAGAGTAGATTATTACAATAGCATAAAAGATGAAATTAAGCTCAAAAGTGGTGATGCTCTTGATTTGAAACGATTTGACCCAATGATGAGGCAATTAATTGATAATTGGGTACGTGCAGATGACAGCGAAAAACTATTTGAATTTGAAGACATTTCCTTCTTAGACTTAATAGATAAAGAAGGTTATGATGCAATTGATAAGCTCCCTACATCAATTAAAAGTAGTGAAAAATCTGTTGCAGAGACTCTTCTGGCTAATATGTATAGAGTTGTTAATAGTGAAAGACCTAATAATCCTGCATATTATGACAAGGTATCTCAGATGCTTAGACAGCTTTTAGAGGATGTGAAAAACGGCAAATTATCATACAAAGAACTAATCGATAAGCTCATCCAGAAAGTTAGAGACGTTAAAAATCAAAAAGGGGCATATCCGGCAAACATATCCACCTTGGGCTTAAAGGCACTTTATGATAACCTTGAAAAGGATGAAGAGCTAGCCATCAAGGTTCATTATGCAGTCAAAAATAGTGCTAAAGATAGTTGGAGAGATTTGAGTGTGCCAACTAAAATGAGAAAAGTTCGTCGTGCCGTTATGGAGGCTCTTAACTCCGACGATGATGAGTACATCAGTAAAGTAATGGGGATTATTTTAAGACATAAGGAGTATTGA
- a CDS encoding Putative predicted metal-dependent hydrolase codes for MEYISIGSLSIEVIRKNIKNIHLRVYPPDCRVQISAPEKMELDSIRLFAITKSSWIKKKQQELIDYSRQSEREYVSGENHYFKGKRYRLKVIFQHNEPHVELQGNQFMVLYVRREATIERRAEIVKDWYRNRLKEIIEPLISKWEKCLDVTVENWELKQMKTLWGSCNQKNKSILFNLELAKKPIHCIEYIIAHELTHLVERNHNERFLALLDVNIPNWRIIKEELNEFIV; via the coding sequence ATGGAATATATTAGCATAGGTAGTTTGTCTATTGAGGTCATTCGAAAAAACATTAAGAACATACACTTACGTGTATATCCTCCAGATTGTCGCGTTCAGATTTCTGCTCCCGAAAAAATGGAGTTAGACTCGATTCGTCTTTTTGCAATAACCAAATCGAGTTGGATAAAAAAGAAACAACAAGAGCTAATAGACTATTCAAGACAATCTGAAAGAGAGTATGTGTCTGGTGAAAATCACTATTTCAAAGGCAAACGATATAGACTGAAGGTGATTTTTCAGCATAATGAACCACATGTTGAGCTGCAAGGTAATCAATTTATGGTGCTATACGTGAGAAGAGAGGCGACAATTGAGCGTAGGGCTGAGATTGTTAAAGATTGGTATCGTAATAGACTCAAAGAGATAATAGAACCATTAATCTCAAAGTGGGAAAAGTGCCTCGACGTTACAGTTGAGAACTGGGAACTCAAACAGATGAAAACACTTTGGGGAAGCTGCAATCAAAAAAATAAGAGTATCTTGTTTAATCTCGAACTTGCAAAAAAACCAATTCATTGCATTGAATATATAATCGCACATGAACTAACCCACCTCGTAGAACGAAACCATAATGAACGGTTCTTAGCTTTGCTTGATGTAAATATACCTAATTGGAGAATCATCAAGGAAGAGCTAAATGAATTTATTGTGTAA
- a CDS encoding putative transposase, which yields MSSNFEITKTCELCGSSFIARKLTTQYCSHQCSQRAYKLRKRDEKIKAAVDNQTVQPASTENISNQFNPIQNDSPNLKIEILNLDDVAVLMGINRMTVYRYCVQGKLKCIKMNRKIFIRRNDIEQLFESAPPYVVTPRKAKTQEPTEAVSEECITEFYTADELATKFGYSKSAIHKMAASKHIPKTTHNGSYLYSKRHFDEAFAGKQVDESITEWYTVEQIMVLYSMTKNSVYSLTSERAITKKNQSGKTLYAKSEIDTVLQPRLGDTSITEWYSSDEIREEYGLEPSYIANFVFVNKIPKKRIGNKGYYSKQHFDKAVAERKPSTEYITVDKAMELYRMSRDAVYACVKRHNIPKIKEGPIIKLQKSALEALFNPVKLYI from the coding sequence ATGAGTAGCAATTTTGAAATCACAAAGACCTGTGAGCTTTGTGGCAGTAGCTTTATTGCCCGAAAACTCACAACCCAATACTGTTCACATCAATGCTCGCAGCGTGCCTATAAACTCAGAAAAAGAGATGAGAAAATAAAAGCTGCGGTAGATAATCAAACAGTACAACCTGCATCGACAGAAAATATATCGAACCAATTTAACCCAATTCAAAACGATTCTCCTAATCTTAAAATAGAGATTCTGAATTTGGATGACGTGGCTGTACTTATGGGCATAAACAGAATGACCGTGTATCGCTACTGCGTTCAAGGCAAATTAAAATGTATTAAGATGAACAGGAAAATTTTTATCAGGCGCAATGACATTGAGCAGCTCTTTGAAAGTGCGCCACCCTACGTGGTAACTCCAAGAAAAGCAAAAACGCAAGAACCGACTGAGGCGGTATCTGAAGAGTGTATTACCGAATTTTACACGGCGGATGAGTTAGCAACGAAATTTGGGTACTCCAAATCTGCTATTCATAAGATGGCGGCAAGTAAACACATTCCCAAGACAACTCATAATGGGAGCTATCTGTACAGCAAGAGACACTTTGATGAAGCATTTGCCGGAAAACAAGTTGATGAGTCAATTACTGAATGGTACACAGTGGAGCAAATTATGGTGCTCTACTCTATGACCAAAAATTCGGTTTACTCCTTAACCAGCGAACGGGCAATCACCAAAAAGAACCAATCCGGCAAGACTCTCTATGCTAAATCAGAGATAGACACAGTTCTCCAGCCTCGTTTGGGCGATACATCAATTACCGAGTGGTACTCATCAGATGAAATTAGAGAGGAGTATGGCCTTGAGCCAAGTTATATTGCAAATTTCGTCTTTGTCAATAAAATACCCAAAAAAAGAATCGGTAACAAAGGCTACTACTCCAAACAGCACTTTGACAAAGCGGTCGCAGAGCGTAAACCATCTACAGAGTACATTACTGTCGATAAAGCTATGGAGTTATACCGCATGAGCAGAGATGCAGTATATGCCTGCGTAAAACGTCACAACATACCTAAGATTAAAGAGGGGCCGATCATCAAGCTGCAAAAGTCGGCACTCGAAGCATTGTTTAATCCAGTAAAATTATACATATAG
- a CDS encoding Integrase — protein sequence MAKKSATLRQDEISKGRISLYIQYYPPIRNPRTMKMVQRETLNIYLHKNPADDIERKHNEDMMVKAKTIHAQRVQSIVNDEYDFFDKHLLDEDFLKYYYEYVKTKPGKWLYVFQHFIRFVDGKCSFKEVTVDLCRRFGEYLLNDATQLENSNVKLKTNSAAGYFSTFRAMLKIAYREKRLKENVNDYIEKIQWEQTKREYLTFDEVQKLIDTPCDIPVLKYASMFSIMTGLRISDILQLEWEHIVNLPRQGWSIRMVTQKTKTQANLPISDEALEWCGKRTTGRVFKNLQRSMVQFPLQRWIKEAGIEKHITFHCFRHTFAALQLSSGEDIYTVSKMLTHKHVSTTEIYADLVSEKKVKSANRISFKKKE from the coding sequence ATGGCAAAAAAGTCAGCAACCCTACGACAAGATGAAATTTCAAAAGGACGAATTTCTCTTTACATTCAGTATTACCCCCCTATCCGTAATCCACGCACAATGAAAATGGTGCAACGTGAGACACTGAACATCTATCTCCACAAAAACCCTGCGGACGACATCGAGCGAAAGCACAATGAGGATATGATGGTCAAAGCAAAGACTATTCACGCTCAGAGAGTGCAATCCATTGTCAACGATGAATACGACTTCTTTGACAAGCATCTGCTTGATGAGGATTTCCTGAAATACTACTACGAGTATGTAAAGACCAAGCCCGGCAAATGGCTCTATGTATTTCAGCATTTTATCCGGTTCGTTGATGGCAAATGTTCGTTCAAAGAGGTTACGGTCGATCTGTGTCGCCGTTTTGGTGAATATCTACTCAACGATGCCACACAACTCGAAAACAGCAATGTGAAGTTAAAAACGAACTCCGCAGCCGGCTATTTTTCGACATTCAGAGCTATGCTGAAAATAGCCTATCGAGAGAAACGGCTCAAGGAGAATGTAAATGACTACATCGAAAAGATTCAGTGGGAACAAACCAAGCGTGAGTACCTCACCTTTGATGAAGTGCAAAAGCTTATCGACACTCCGTGCGATATACCCGTATTAAAATACGCCTCGATGTTTTCAATAATGACAGGGTTGCGTATCAGTGATATTCTACAGCTCGAATGGGAACACATAGTTAACCTTCCTCGCCAAGGGTGGTCAATCCGTATGGTTACGCAGAAGACCAAAACGCAAGCCAATCTACCTATTAGCGATGAGGCTCTCGAATGGTGCGGTAAACGCACGACAGGACGTGTATTTAAGAATCTTCAGCGGTCAATGGTGCAGTTCCCATTGCAAAGATGGATTAAAGAGGCCGGGATTGAAAAACATATCACGTTCCATTGCTTTCGCCACACATTTGCAGCATTACAGCTCTCCTCGGGCGAGGATATATACACCGTATCGAAGATGTTGACGCACAAACACGTCTCAACTACTGAGATTTATGCTGATTTGGTTAGCGAGAAGAAAGTGAAATCGGCAAACCGAATCTCGTTTAAGAAAAAGGAGTGA
- a CDS encoding mobilizable transposon (xis protein) yields MANGTLTFDQLPQAVETLNKNIESLIGLINTMSERISVIEQTMTGREIPMDVEEASVLIKRTKGTLYKMVCNKEVPFHKKGNRLIFYKNELLDWFSDDTDKEAGASGIVSTVVDESEITDLAKLIRKNRV; encoded by the coding sequence ATGGCAAACGGCACATTAACTTTTGATCAGCTCCCACAGGCTGTTGAGACGCTAAACAAAAATATCGAGTCGCTTATCGGACTGATAAATACGATGAGTGAACGCATATCGGTGATTGAGCAGACAATGACAGGTAGAGAGATTCCTATGGACGTAGAAGAGGCTTCGGTCTTGATTAAACGCACCAAAGGGACTCTCTACAAAATGGTTTGCAACAAGGAGGTTCCATTTCACAAGAAGGGCAACCGGCTTATCTTTTACAAAAATGAGCTACTCGATTGGTTCTCGGATGATACAGACAAAGAAGCAGGAGCAAGTGGCATTGTATCTACTGTTGTTGACGAGTCCGAGATTACCGATTTGGCAAAATTAATACGCAAGAACCGAGTATAA